In Ovis canadensis isolate MfBH-ARS-UI-01 breed Bighorn chromosome 11, ARS-UI_OviCan_v2, whole genome shotgun sequence, the DNA window TGCAGCTCTCGGATGGGAAAGGGGAGCCAAGAGCGTGTGCTTCGTGGACTCAGTGAGGGCCCTGAGGCCCTGACTGGTACTCTGTAGAGGAGGGAGCCGTGAAGCTCACCCAAAGTGTTGGCCTCCCCCTCCTTCATACCCCTGTCCAGCCCCTGTCCAGCCCCTGTCCTTTTGTTTAACCtcctgcaaatatttattttcataaggaAACAAAAATGGTTCTCTGTGGTTGTTGCTTTTAGCTGAAAGGTTAGGCTATTGGCCTGGGCTGAAGGTGGGGAGATTTAGTATCTGAGGCTTCAGTGGAGAGTCCCCTGAAACCAGAGCGTGAGGCTCTTTGGGCTGAAGGGTGATGCACACCCAGACCTCCAGTCTTATCTCTCAGCATCAGCACTGGTCCAGAGCTGCGAGGACCGCACCGTGATTAACCGCATCCACTGCACAGGCATTCTGCTCTGGGAGCCTGAGTGATTACAGATGCTGCATATTGAATACAGAAGGCTCTCCCTGGCTCCCTCTCCTGCCTGCCAAACTCACAACATGCAGTGTGCCCTATTTCCTCTTGAAACACATAAGTAATGACACAACTTTCagcttatttttggttttatttttatcccCCTGATCTCTTCAACAGTTTTCTCTGGTTAAagcctctcttcctctgccccaaAGTGAAAATCATTGTCACACCTCTCAGAGCCTGTTAGTGCTGCCCAGGACCTGTGCTCCTGGCCGCATGTTTGGTGGTTTCCTCCTAGCATTTGGTTGGGGAATGGCCACCTCCCAGGGCCCTGCTCACATTTCCTGAGAAGCCTCTGGACTTGGAAGACCATCAGGCAGATGCTGCCAGGCCAGGCTGTGGAACTTCCGGGAAGTTGGTCTGGTGGAGAAACCCCTGGCAGATTGGGCACATCCTGTGTTATGGCCTGAACTGCCTCCATTCTCTCTACACTTGAGAGTTCTGAAATGATATAAATACTAGAACTACTCTACAGTGGTACGTTGGACACTGAAGGAGACTATACAACCTACTAGGATGTGAAGGAATATAGGCTGCTATTAGGCAGCAGACCAGCCTAAGGACACAATTCAGAAACAACCCAGCAGAGTCTGCTGACGGTATGCCCTGCCCCTTCATTTAGCTGAGTGAGCTGCGAGTCTCAGTGTGCCTCTCAGGAAACCTAGGCCAGCAGCTGAAGTCAGAGGATTTAAAGATCCTTTAAGGCCTTGTTGGGAGACAGAGGAAATTGAAGCAGAAGCAGAGGCTGGCTACCCAGTCTTAATTCCAGGCCAGGTCTGTCTGGTTTAGGAACAAACTCTGGGTTTGGCAGCCCACCTGTCCCAGCTGGGTGACCAACATTGACGGCATTGGCACCTCTGAAGTCATCACCGCCAAGAAAGGAGGTTTGGATTTTAAGCTGAAGTTGGAAAGGGGATGTTTAGCAGGCCAAGGCTGAGAGCGGGTGGTCATCTTTCTGGGTAAGGTGAGCAAAAAGGACCCAAGCTCTGTGGGTCTTGAACATCTCCCCAAAGAGCTGGGGTCACCGTCTCTGCTCTGACGACAAGGCAGGGGTCTGGCCTTTTGACTGTCCGTGACAAACAGCATGTAGGCAGCAGTGCTGAGCCTTCCTCGAGGGAACGGGGCTCCCAGCCAGATGGGCAGGAGGACCCGCCTGCTGCTCCTACACAATGGGGCCCTTGTTTCTCTTCCTTGAAGCAGTATATCCCGAGATTGAGTGACAGCTCGAAGAGGATGTGGGTCTCGTGTAAGGAGCTGGAATCTTCTTGCTGTTTATCCCACCCCTGCGGGAGCCTAGCTCCAGAGTTTCCTGCCCCTGCACTTGTGCTGAGTCTGTGCCTGTCTGTGTGTCAGGGAACCGTCCTATGGGCCATGTGTCAGCTCTCCTGTTGGGTCAGGCGCCTTGGTCCAGGGCTTCCCTTCATCCAGTCTAGAGTGCGGTTCAGTTTTGGCAGTCTTTCCTTCAGCCAGAGAATTCTCTCCTGTGGTCGTGGTTGTGGTCTGGTAGCCATCTCCTCCTCAGAGGAGTGCCCTCCACGTGCAAGGATTTGAACAGAGTTGTGAGGAGTGGGTTGTTAGCATTCCAGAGGACAGAGGTCACGTCTCAGCCTGTGGAGACCTTTCCAGGACCCTGTCTCTCCTCATAATGCACCTACTGAGACCTCAGGGTTTACACTTGACCTTTACACCTCTTCTCACCATGATAGCCTAGGTTTCATGTAcaattacaggcttccctggtggctcagacagtaaagaatctgccagcaatgcaggagacccaggtttgatccctgggtcgggaagatcccctggaggaggaaatggcaacccattccagcattcttgccttgggatatcccatggacagaggaccctagagggctatagtccatggaatcacaaagagttggacgtgactgagtgactaacactcatgTACAATTATGTATTTgtaaaaaattgctttttaaaaaattttgtctaTTGCTATAAAGTTAGCacaatgttttctgtttctgggcggaaaaaaaaataacattgctTTTTTTCTGTGGGTAGTGGTCAAGAGGCATCTCTTCCTGTAGTCTTGGCCTGAGTACTGGACAGGGGCTGTGGATGAAGCATCAGCTGTGGTTAGGCTGGCCCCACCCCAGCGCAGACATTTGCTGTGGTTCTGATGTAATTGGATGGAGAGCACCTGTTTTCACCTGAATCTGGCTCCTACGAAGCTGTTTACACAGGGACTGCCcgtcctgcccctccctcctccacaggCCCTGTCATACTTCTTATCATACTTCCTTTCTAGATGTCACCACTTTTTCAGCCTTGGCTCCCACCTCCCAACCCTGAAAACGTGGCCTAGGGTTCTGTTCTCCCCCAAGATTTGAGCAAGGAGAATCCATGCTGTTTCCCTTCCCATTTCCTGCGAAAGTCTGGCATGCTCTTCCTCACTGGCCGGGACCCAGGGCTCGGGGCTGCTCCAGCCTCCCTGTACCCTCTTGCCTGGGTGCTGCCTTTTCCCGCTCCCCTCCATACAAACTGTCCCCACCTTCAGCAAAACAGCGACCTGGAGCCACAGCAGGAGAGGGGACCCACCATTGGGGTTTGTATACATGGGTAGCATGGTCATGGGAGTTTACCTGTGATCACAGAAACCACAGACCAAACCCTGCCTAAGGAAGCCCCAGGAGGGCTTCAAGGCTCTCATCAGTCCCCCTTCCACTAACCTGAACGGGGAGATGGCTGCCCATCAATACATGAGATATTTCAGACAATCCTCTTGATAATTCTGGGAGGGAGAAGTCTGAGCAGCTGTCTATCACTGAGCCCATTTTCCAGAGGAAAAAggtcatttgtttttcctaaACCCATATGGGAGGTTAAGTGTCAGGGCCAGCGCCCAAACTCTGGTTATATGTCTTTGAAACCCCAGATCCTTCTCCCATGGCAGCAAAGAGGACACAGGAGAACTCACAGGAGAAGCAGGGTCCTTTATTAGGGTCTGGCAGATACAGTGGAGGTGAAACCCCAGGCCTGGGCctaggaaaaggcagaggagaggcagaggcCACTGGAGCAGAGGCTAGCCACCCCCCACACCTCTACCTGGCAAGCCCTCCCCTATCCCAAGTTCCTCACTCCAGCCTCCCCCTGCCTCTGGGAACAGAGCACCAAGAACTGCCAAGAAGGACCCTCTAGGGCCACAGCTTGGAGGGAAGCACAGGATCCAGGCGGCCATCTCCCTACCATGAGAGGTCAGGAAAGCTCAATGTCCCCGCCCTCCAACGGGATGAAGTGgggaagctcctctgtcccccagAAGAGAACAAACATGTTCTCTgtagtggggagaggggagagggcttGACCTCTAAGCAGGACCTACCTAGAAAGAGGCCAGAGGTGAGGCCCCCAACGGAATTTCCCAGACGCTACCTTCACGCTTGAAGtctcccctttcccttcccaTCGGTTCTGGGGAGCAGCTCAGAGTCTGGGCCGGAGTGACTGATGGGCAGAGGAGATCTACTCCAAAGACATCTGTGGGTTTCAGAGTTGGGGTTTCCCCGACAACAAACTCAACTATGTACACAGGCAGCAGCCCCGGCGGCAGGGGAGCAGCTGCAAAGGGCTAGTAAGAGTAGCCACCCTTGGGGCCAAAGGGCTGGGCAGGGCCAGCCAGCTCTGGGAGGTAGGCGGGGCTCTCGTCCAAGTGGGACAAAGGGACTGTGTCCTCCTCACTGACCGGCCGGTCAAACTCAGCCTTGAGAGCTGGACGCTGATTGTCCGGGAAGGCCAGAGAGAAGAGGGCCTCGGGCTCACACACAAACTTGTACACATAACGCTCGCCGGCCACCTGTAGGGGGAGAGGGCTGAGTCAATGTGGGGGTGGAAAAGCAGCCCTCCTTCAGGCCCAGGCAGATGCGTGGGTTCCTCCTGCTGCTTCGTTTAAGAAGATGCCTCCCTTcacaattcttttccattattgctCATCACTTTTTTTTGAGAGGAAAATCTTAGGGTTGTCCATAATTTCTGGACTTTTCTGACTGGTTCATTATGTGCTCCTTCAAACTTGCTGAGAGATGCTCTCCTACCCTCAGCACCTTTCCACAGCCACTGCCCCAACTcccgtgtctttttttttttctttttgattgcacCTCACAGCATAcagaacttccccaaccagggatcaaacccacctcccctacagtggaagtgcagtcttagccactggaacaccagagaAGCCCGCACCCACCCTGTCCTTGGACCCTTAACCCCTGACCTTCTGCATGATGCCTTTCTCGTAGTAGTATCGGAGTGAGCGACTCAGTTTGTCGTAATTCATAGCTGGCCGGTTCTTCTGGATACCCCAGAGCCTGGCGACCTGGGGACAGGATAGTTGGGGGATGGCCAGGGCAGCTCAGCAGAGGAAATATGGGGGGCAGGTCAGAAAGAGCACTTGAGATTCTTGGAGCACATGCTCAGCAGGCCCTGCAGCTAAGCACCAGCCTGCAGACCCTAGTTTGGCAGGAATTCAGGTTAAATAAAAGCAGCAGTGCTGGTGAAGGCACATGTTACCAGTTCCCAGGGTTTCTTATCTCCAGTCCCCAACGCTGttgggaggaggggtggagacATCTGAGAGGCTCACCTCCTCAGGCTCAATTAGTTTGAACTCCATCCCCCGGCCGGTCCAGGCAATGAAGTGAGCATTTGTCGGGTCATCGAGCAGGGCCACCAGAAACTGCCACAGCTGCAAGGCACCCCGGCGCTGGTAGGGTGGTCCCTCTCGGAAGGCTCCCATCCCTTCCTGCTTGATGTCTCCTGAGGAACATAGGAAACAAGAGGTGGAGGGCTTGTGCCTCTGGTGGCCCAAGCAACCCTGTTCCCTCTCCCCAGGCCCTTTCCCATGAAATGTGATTCCTGGGGGAGGACACAGAGAGCTTGAGCAGTCACTTCTCTGACCTTCAAACTTCTCAGGGACGACACAGACATCATCTGGGAATGGTCGCAGAGGTTTCTCATAGCCGTAGCCTTGGGGAGGAAGTGTGGGGGTCATTCGGATCTGGGGGTTCACTGGTACGAGACCCCAGAGTCCAGAGGGACTCCTGGCCAGGAGCCCCTCCCCCACAGCAGGACTCTCTCCAACTTGGAGGGCTTGgcaggggaggaagagggggcTGCCTTACCCACGGTTCTGTCACCTGGAGAGGGCCCGGAGAAACCTTCTGTGTGAAGGTACATTGAGGCATACCCAGGGACATCTGgggggaggagaaagaagggagatgTTGgaggtggctggggtgggggcggcagTCCCCCACACATTCAAGAACATGCCAGCCTGCCTTCCGGTTCTTTCCCCAGAGGCCCGCCTACCCCCAGGTCCCGGGGGAAGTTCACCCAGAGGGAGTGTCAGGCTCGAAGCCCTCAGCTTGAGGGCTGGGCCAGACGGCCTGGATGGCAGCAGCTGAGGCCGGGCAAAGCTGCTCCACAAGGCCCCGGATTCCAGGAGCAGCTGTTTCCTGTGAGTttagaggggagggggagggtagaGATGAACCTCCGGGGAAAGGGTTCGGTGTCCCAGGCTAAGATTCCCCTGGAATGGGCTGACGTCCGGTCAGCAGGGCAGGTTCCAGCCGAGTGCGGgtgtgagggagggaggaaaggggtgtgggggcagggagaagaaACACATGTATCTATTTGTGGAAACGGCAGTGGGCACACCCGGCCGGGCCCTGTTTCCAGCTCTGACAGTAAGACAGTCCACTCTATTTCATTCCATTCCACAAGATTGACACCCCACCTGGAGGACGCTGTGGTGCAGCCAGCTTGTCAAGTGCCAGCCCCTTCCTGCCCTACCCCCTTCACTCCCACTTATGAATGAGATGGTGAAACCCGACACCTCCGGGAGGAGGCGGGAGGGTGGGCTCATTCGTGCCTCCATTTTGTGAATGGAATTCCTGACTCCATTCAGAGGAAGCtgaagggggaggggcaggagttCAAGGGCATGTAACTGGAGCTCCTCCGGTCTGCCTCCTTTGAAGGTCAGCGGACAAGAGCGTCTCCCTGCTACTTCCTCTTCACTGTGGGACAGGGCTCAGGCGTAGGGCCCTGGGCTGGAGGAGAGGGGCTCCCTTCTGGTTCTGATTCAGGCAGCCTGGGGGATTTGGGGCTCATGTCCCTACCCCTAAAAGACTGACACCAGGAAAAGGGAAATTCAAAACACTCTAGGCAGGTCTGAGCCTAATCTAgactctgaaatttatttttttctaatgcaCATGGCAGATGACCTCCAATTTGGAGCTGGTAACAATGTTAAttaacttgggacttccctggtggctcagattttaaagaaactgcccacaatgcaggagacctgggttcgaacccacaCCTGGGtccgaagatcccctgaagaaggacatggcaacccactccagtattcttgccttgggaaatcccatggacagaggagcctggtgggttacaatccatgggatcacaaacagttggacacgactgactaacaCTCCAGTGTTAACAGGAGACAAGATTTCCTGGGCCTTTCCCTGGCTCCTTGGGCTTTTGAGCAGTCGCTGTTGTTTATGAACACCGTGGCTGAGTGCATCTCATTTACATCAACAGCCAGGTGGAACTAGAATTTAAAGTAGTTGCTACTTCCAGTCCCCAGCTCTGGCCAGGATGGTGGGTTGTTTCAACCAGGAGGCTCAAACAGGATGTGGAAACCGCACCTGAACCCTGCCTTCCAATTGGGAAGTGTGAGCCTGGCTAGTTCAAGTTCATGTTTCTCCTCATTCAAATCCCTTTGTATTTCTTAAGCTTCTGTGGGGACAGAGACCAATGACACGTCGTATTCATCCGTGTCCACCAACTGCACACACTCATGCTCCTGGCATAGTACTTCTGTCCCAGTAGGTATGTAAGCCCCCAAACACCCGTTAAATAGAAATGGGAAGAAATGCCTTAACTTTCCTATTAAGTCCCAAGCTATCCAAAGGCAAGGACCTGCACATCTCACATATCTCTTATCTGAATATAAGTCTGCTAACTGAAAAGGGACAGTTCTTTTTGAATCTAAGAAAAGAAGTGGTAGGTGCATGGGCTGAACATATGAACTAGTAAAAGGATAGGAAGGGGAGACATGCTGTGTTTACCGGCACTGTCCACTCGATCACATGCCACCCCACCCAACAATCCCCTTGAACAATCCTCCTCCATCCCCTTCCCAGTAGCGTCTCTTACCTGAGTCGTAGGAGAAGTCCGTCTGCTCCTGTTTGATCACCACCCCCGCCCCTGGGTACCTGTGCCCACTGACTCCACCCTGGCCCACTGCTGGCTGGCCGGCCTGTTCATACAGGGGGTCAAGGTATTCCTGCTTGAAGCTCTGCTGAGGGTAGGGTGGGCAGGGCTCCGACAGCTGGTGTTggtagggggcagggaggggttcCCGGCCTGCTCCCTGAGAGGGTGTGAAGGAGTGGCAGACATCCAGGGGCTGCTGGAAGATGGAGCTGCATATGGTTGGATGgagaaagaacagaagagaatattaaaagtagTCCTCCaaccttgagggatgggatggggagggaggtgggaggggggttcaggatgggggacacatgtacactcatcgctaattcatgtcaatgtatggcaaaaaccactacaatattgtaaagtaattagcctccaattaaaataattaattaaaaaataaaagtaggccTCCTTGTGCCTGCTGCTCTCAGAGCTTACCgagtgtggggggcgggggtgaagGAAGGGGCAGGGAGAGGTCAAAATCCTCACCTTTCCCCATGCCAGGTCTCTTAAGGGCCAGTGAAGAACACTCGAGAAAAACTGGTGAGAAGCAGCTCTCCTCATCTCCTTACCTGTGCTCCCCGAGGTACCCAtggccagggtggggctgggaggcgCTGGAGGATCTCAGGAAATTCCGTTGTTCTGCCCGGGGAAAGGGCTGCAGGGGCGACTGTCCGGGGGCACCAGGGGCAGGGGACTTGATGGCGATTTGTCTAGGGGGGTCATAGGCACTGGAGGTGAGGGGGAGGGAGACAGGGGTGAGGGGGCAGAGAAGCTGGGCAAGCATCTTTGAACCCTTCATTCCCTGGGAAGTCAGGTCACAGGGATTATGGGAGAAGAGAGGGTGCCAGGGTGCCAGACTCTGCCCCaaatcaacttttttttctttcttaatcctAAAGCCAGGTGTAATCTTGAAAACACCTCTCCCCAGCCCACAGCAACTGGGTAGGGTCAGACAGTGGCTTCTCCAGTGGAAATACTCtgctctttttaatattctggccACAACGCGAGGCATATGGGTGGGGgttcttagttctccaaccagggatggaatctgcaccACCCGCACTGGAAGtgcagccttaaccactggaccaccagggaagcccctgccctgGTCTTAATATACATCCCTTGAACCCCTGTTTTTTCATCCTAACTACTCAGGAAATCCTGAGCTATATTACCCTATTACAGGAGCTCAGAAATCCTTTCTATTATCTAACCTGCATCTCAAATGCTGCCACTGCTCACCAGgtgcccacccccaaccctccatcccacccttccttccccagggcataGCTAGGGCTCACCTGGAATAAAGGCACTGCTCGCCATGGTGATAGGGGAGGGGGGGCTTCCTGCTGCAGGACAGGGCCGGGTCTGTGCGAGGACTCTGGGGCTCCTTCTTGATCCTGGTGGTGGGGCTGTGGAAAGCTactgtgggggttgggggaggcagaGCAAGGCCAGAGAATGTCACAGGAAAGGCAGGAAGAGCTTCTGATGCCTTCTGACATCTGCTTGTTAACCATCAGTTGGATGCTGGTATAGCCTCATCCCCCTTCTCTGGGTCACAATTGTCAGAAGAATCATAGACACTTCTAAGAACAGTCTGGCTATTTATATTATGTCTAGTTTTATACTTTTGGCTCATGTCCAGTATGACCCAAAGAAACTCTAAAGTTCAACATTTAGTGCAAccccaacccacccccaccctgcccaaaACACCTTTGTAGGAGCAAGCACATCCAACCAAAGGCCTGTGGTTTTCCTGACcatcctggaaaattccaagggagagaaatgttttcttatttggGGCTATaaagcatctttctttttctggttaAGGTTGGATATTAGCCCACTTGCATGTCAGCTGACTAGCATCATACACACACTCCTAATTATCCATGAAGaacactggcctttcctgtggcccctgctggaTCCGCCAACTCCAGCCACCAGGCTGAGCAGCAAAGCGTTGGTTTCAAGACTGCAAGTGTGAGTCAAAAACCCACAATCGACTGCTCTGTTGTCAATTATTTGTGCTCTGCTTCATCTCATTGGTCAAGGCGGTTGAAAGCTAAGTATCAGACATTAAAGCAGGGTTTCTCAACAGTAGCACCAGTGACATTTGGGCCACATAATTCATTGTCCTGGGGGCTGTCCTGAGCATCAAAGGATGTTAGCAGCCTCCCTGGTTCTATTCATTAGATGCCAACAGCACTCCACCCTCAGCTGTTAACAACCCCAAATGTCAACAGACACTGGTCTCCTGAGGTGCCAATTATCCCTAGTTGTCCAGCAGTAACTTAGAATGGTAGAATTGGCCCCCACTGCACTGGTCCAAGCCTCTCGTTTCAGAAATAAGGAAAGGATCAGAGAGGTGAAGCGTCtgctccaaggtcacacagctagaatgGGCAAGCCCCGACGTGCACCAAAGTTTTCATCTCCCAATTACTGCTGGGCCTTTTGAGTCCAAACCCAAGAATGGGGAGCTCTGCCCTTCACCCTTTTTTCAGAGGACAGAACAAGTTGATCTTCTGTGACCCTCTATCCCTATGACTCCTTTCCTGCCCTCCCCTACTCCCCATCCCCTCTACCCAGGCCCTCTACTCACAGTTTTCCGAATGGAAATCAGGAACAAACTGCTCATCACTGTCCGGTACCTGAGCTGCAGAGAGAGGTCAGAGGTGAGTCTGGGCTGGAGGCCCTGGATGGCAGCCCCTGACAGATTCCATTATTGCAGCCCTGCAGATTAGCACCAGCCAGAAGGGGCAAACAGTTTTCCTAGGACCGAAAGTAACTCCAACCACGTCCTAGCACCCTCCCTCTCGCGGCTCCCTTAACACCCTGGAGGGAAGGCTGCAGTTCTCAGAACCCGTCTGAGCAGATTCCAGAGTTGTGTCTTAGAtgctttgtcttttttccctccatttttctCAAGTGAAGATAACCCAGCCCCTCAGAGTTTACAGAGTTCCCTCAAAGCAGCGTCACATCTGGGATGGGCAGGCATGACAAGGAATGAGAGTCTGTGGACTTAGAATCACATGGGAAGATTCTTAATCTGGGCTGGGCCCAGAACTTCCCAGGTGAAAGGTAGAAATCTAGAGCCTGGGAAAGGAGatggaataaaaggaaaagactgGTTCAAGGAGGTGATAAGAGTATGACAAtggaagaggaggaggctggggtcaCTGGCAGTCATGGTGCTTTATCCCTTTGATGTGCAACTAGGAGAGAGAAGGGCTTCCTAAACTGGAGTTCTGAGGAGCACTCTCAGGGTGCCagtgtgggtggagctgggtttgggGATTAGGCAGGAAAACTAAAATAGCACAACAGCTCATCCGTGGCCCCCAGACTGGATATCCGGGCTCTGATTTCTAGTTCTTATTCTGGCCTTGCCAACTCCTTCAGGTGGGATCCAGCTGAGTACCTCTGCTGACCCGAGAATCTTTGCCCACTTTTTGCCTCTTTCTCAGGAATAAATAGATCACAGCAGGAAGGGAAAGGGTAGACACCTAGAAGGACTTCCTGATAGTCTGGGAAGAGAGTGCCTTGAAAGTAAGGCGATGGTACCCACAGAAACAGGTCTTTCGTCCCCTGTAGGCTGCTCTCAGTGGGCAATGGGAAAGCTCATGGATAAAATGATGGGAGAGTTGGAAATGGCCGGTAAGGGTGAGGGATACAAGGAGATGGCTGAGAACACTGTCACTTGTCCCAGTCTATACAGGACACACCCCAATCTCTATGGCTTCCCTCCTGGGACAAGGCTCCACTGTCTTCCTTGGATTTCAGCCATGACCTCAGATCAGAACTCCCTCCTCCTACTCTCCACATGGCTGTCAGAGGAATCTTTTATAACAGAAATCCAATCACTTCTCTCCCTTGCTTAAAGCATGAACCCCAAACTCTTTGTCCTTGGCCTCCATGGCCCCAAAGGTTCTGGCCCTTACTTGTCTCTCCGACCTGCCTCTCCTTGCCTGTTACCCTCCAGAGCTCTGGTCTCCTTTTGGGTCCTGATCAGCTTGACCCCTCTTCCCCACATCCTGGCCTGTTGTCTTCTCGCCTCTGAAGTCTTAGCTCACTTTGCCCTTTAAGAGGCCTTCTCTG includes these proteins:
- the ETV4 gene encoding ETS translocation variant 4 isoform X10 gives rise to the protein MQLPGPCPPAPSQHHPSLLSCLFPPAQVPDSDEQFVPDFHSENLAFHSPTTRIKKEPQSPRTDPALSCSRKPPLPYHHGEQCLYSSAYDPPRQIAIKSPAPGAPGQSPLQPFPRAEQRNFLRSSSASQPHPGHGYLGEHSSIFQQPLDVCHSFTPSQGAGREPLPAPYQHQLSEPCPPYPQQSFKQEYLDPLYEQAGQPAVGQGGVSGHRYPGAGVVIKQEQTDFSYDSDVPGYASMYLHTEGFSGPSPGDRTVGYGYEKPLRPFPDDVCVVPEKFEGDIKQEGMGAFREGPPYQRRGALQLWQFLVALLDDPTNAHFIAWTGRGMEFKLIEPEEVARLWGIQKNRPAMNYDKLSRSLRYYYEKGIMQKVAGERYVYKFVCEPEALFSLAFPDNQRPALKAEFDRPVSEEDTVPLSHLDESPAYLPELAGPAQPFGPKGGYSY
- the ETV4 gene encoding ETS translocation variant 4 isoform X14 — protein: MQLPGPCPPAPSQHHPSLLSCLFPPAQVPDSDEQFVPDFHSENSFHSPTTRIKKEPQSPRTDPALSCSRKPPLPYHHGEQCLYSRQIAIKSPAPGAPGQSPLQPFPRAEQRNFLRSSSASQPHPGHGYLGEHSSIFQQPLDVCHSFTPSQGAGREPLPAPYQHQLSEPCPPYPQQSFKQEYLDPLYEQAGQPAVGQGGVSGHRYPGAGVVIKQEQTDFSYDSDVPGYASMYLHTEGFSGPSPGDRTVGYGYEKPLRPFPDDVCVVPEKFEGDIKQEGMGAFREGPPYQRRGALQLWQFLVALLDDPTNAHFIAWTGRGMEFKLIEPEEVARLWGIQKNRPAMNYDKLSRSLRYYYEKGIMQKVAGERYVYKFVCEPEALFSLAFPDNQRPALKAEFDRPVSEEDTVPLSHLDESPAYLPELAGPAQPFGPKGGYSY
- the ETV4 gene encoding ETS translocation variant 4 isoform X7, yielding MERRMKGGYLDQQVPYTFCSKSPGNGSLREALTVPQGKLMDPGSLPPPDSEDLFQDLSHFQETWLAEAQVPDSDEQFVPDFHSENLAFHSPTTRIKKEPQSPRTDPALSCSRKPPLPYHHGEQCLYSRQIAIKSPAPGAPGQSPLQPFPRAEQRNFLRSSSASQPHPGHGYLGEHSSIFQQPLDVCHSFTPSQGAGREPLPAPYQHQLSEPCPPYPQQSFKQEYLDPLYEQAGQPAVGQGGVSGHRYPGAGVVIKQEQTDFSYDSDVPGYASMYLHTEGFSGPSPGDRTVGYGYEKPLRPFPDDVCVVPEKFEGDIKQEGMGAFREGPPYQRRGALQLWQFLVALLDDPTNAHFIAWTGRGMEFKLIEPEEVARLWGIQKNRPAMNYDKLSRSLRYYYEKGIMQKVAGERYVYKFVCEPEALFSLAFPDNQRPALKAEFDRPVSEEDTVPLSHLDESPAYLPELAGPAQPFGPKGGYSY
- the ETV4 gene encoding ETS translocation variant 4 isoform X5, producing the protein MERRMKGGYLDQQVPYTFCSKSPGNGSLREALTVPQGKLMDPGSLPPPDSEDLFQDLSHFQETWLAEAQVPDSDEQFVPDFHSENLAFHSPTTRIKKEPQSPRTDPALSCSRKPPLPYHHGEQCLYSSAYDPPRQIAIKSPAPGAPGQSPLQPFPRAEQRNFLRSSSASQPHPGHGYLGEHSSIFQQPLDVCHSFTPSQGAGREPLPAPYQHQLSEPCPPYPQQSFKQEYLDPLYEQAGQPAVGQGGVSGHRYPGAGVVIKQEQTDFSYDSDVPGYASMYLHTEGFSGPSPGDRTVGYGYEKPLRPFPDDVCVVPEKFEGDIKQEGMGAFREGPPYQRRGALQLWQFLVALLDDPTNAHFIAWTGRGMEFKLIEPEEVARLWGIQKNRPAMNYDKLSRSLRYYYEKGIMQKVAGERYVYKFVCEPEALFSLAFPDNQRPALKAEFDRPVSEEDTVPLSHLDESPAYLPELAGPAQPFGPKGGYSY
- the ETV4 gene encoding ETS translocation variant 4 isoform X15, which produces MYLHTEGFSGPSPGDRTVGYGYEKPLRPFPDDVCVVPEKFEGDIKQEGMGAFREGPPYQRRGALQLWQFLVALLDDPTNAHFIAWTGRGMEFKLIEPEEVARLWGIQKNRPAMNYDKLSRSLRYYYEKGIMQKVAGERYVYKFVCEPEALFSLAFPDNQRPALKAEFDRPVSEEDTVPLSHLDESPAYLPELAGPAQPFGPKGGYSY
- the ETV4 gene encoding ETS translocation variant 4 isoform X9, which gives rise to MDPGSLPPPDSEDLFQDLSHFQETWLAEAQVPDSDEQFVPDFHSENLAFHSPTTRIKKEPQSPRTDPALSCSRKPPLPYHHGEQCLYSSAYDPPRQIAIKSPAPGAPGQSPLQPFPRAEQRNFLRSSSASQPHPGHGYLGEHSSIFQQPLDVCHSFTPSQGAGREPLPAPYQHQLSEPCPPYPQQSFKQEYLDPLYEQAGQPAVGQGGVSGHRYPGAGVVIKQEQTDFSYDSDVPGYASMYLHTEGFSGPSPGDRTVGYGYEKPLRPFPDDVCVVPEKFEGDIKQEGMGAFREGPPYQRRGALQLWQFLVALLDDPTNAHFIAWTGRGMEFKLIEPEEVARLWGIQKNRPAMNYDKLSRSLRYYYEKGIMQKVAGERYVYKFVCEPEALFSLAFPDNQRPALKAEFDRPVSEEDTVPLSHLDESPAYLPELAGPAQPFGPKGGYSY
- the ETV4 gene encoding ETS translocation variant 4 isoform X3, with translation MLGTPRGSSTDARASDGVRTQPPRPQVSAPARGPGRAAGGSGRMERRMKGGYLDQQVPYTFCSKSPGNGSLREALTVPQGKLMDPGSLPPPDSEDLFQDLSHFQETWLAEAQVPDSDEQFVPDFHSENLAFHSPTTRIKKEPQSPRTDPALSCSRKPPLPYHHGEQCLYSRQIAIKSPAPGAPGQSPLQPFPRAEQRNFLRSSSASQPHPGHGYLGEHSSIFQQPLDVCHSFTPSQGAGREPLPAPYQHQLSEPCPPYPQQSFKQEYLDPLYEQAGQPAVGQGGVSGHRYPGAGVVIKQEQTDFSYDSDVPGYASMYLHTEGFSGPSPGDRTVGYGYEKPLRPFPDDVCVVPEKFEGDIKQEGMGAFREGPPYQRRGALQLWQFLVALLDDPTNAHFIAWTGRGMEFKLIEPEEVARLWGIQKNRPAMNYDKLSRSLRYYYEKGIMQKVAGERYVYKFVCEPEALFSLAFPDNQRPALKAEFDRPVSEEDTVPLSHLDESPAYLPELAGPAQPFGPKGGYSY